A part of Hemicordylus capensis ecotype Gifberg chromosome 16, rHemCap1.1.pri, whole genome shotgun sequence genomic DNA contains:
- the CLDN19 gene encoding claudin-19, with protein MASAGLQLVGYFLALAGWVGAICATALPQWKQSSYAGDAIITAVGLYEGLWMSCASQSTGQVQCKLHESLLSLDVHIQTSRALMVVCILLGFVGVVVSVIGMKCTKIGDENPVVKSWIAVLGGVFFLLAGLCAVTAVSWYAARVTYEFFNPNTPVNARFEFGPALFVGWSAASLILLGGSFLSCSCPKPEERGQQYYRQSQPSTAREPVVKRGDQCV; from the exons ATGGCCAGCGCGGGGCTGCAGCTGGTGGGCTACTTCCTGGCGCTGGCCGGCTGGGTGGGCGCCATCTGCGCGACCGCGCTGCCTCAGTGGAAGCAGAGCTCCTACGCCGGCGACGCCATCATCACGGCCGTGGGGCTCTACGAGGGCCTGTGGATGAGCTGCGCCTCGCAGAGCACCGGGCAGGTGCAGTGCAAGCTCCACGAGTCGCTGCTCTCCCTCGACG TTCACATCCAGACCTCCCGGGCGCTCATGGTGGTGTGTATCCTGCTGGGCTTTGTGGGTGTCGTCGTCAGTGTGATCGGGATGAAATGCACCAAAATTGGGGATGAGAATCCGGTGGTGAAAAGCTGGATCGCTGTCCTGGGAGGTGTTTTCTTTCTGCTCGCTG GTCTGTGTGCAGTGACAGCTGTCTCATGGTATGCAGCAAGGGTGACGTATGAATTCTTCAATCCCAACACGCCAGTTAATGCCAG GTTTGAATTTGGACCCGCTTTGTTCGTGGGATGGTCAGCGGCTAGCCTGATCCTTCTGGGAGGATCCTTTCTCTCCTGTTCCTGCCCCAAACCAGAGGAAAGAGGCCAGCAGTATTACCGGCAATCACAGCCCTCCACAGCTAGAGA ACCCGTGGTAAAAAGGGGAGATCAGTGCGTATAA
- the LOC128338639 gene encoding claudin-16-like, with product MAVALQLMSFWVALASTLFLVAATWTDCWMVNADDSLEVSHKCRGLWRECVTNMQDGIRTCDQYDSILAEHPLKIVATRALLITAALLSGFALVLLVLGLDCIKFLKEEPGIKPKMRYSAGVVLGVASVLGLVGSVWYAVDVYMERAALVFHSVFLGIHYDFGWSCWLGMAGSMGCFVTSLMLVCCLHAVPDAATPRRPERPSYRSRTVTCKMYAIASRV from the exons ATGGCCGTAGCCCTGCAGCTGATGTCTTTCTGGGTGGCTCTCGCCTCCACCCTCTTCCTGGTCGCCGCCACGTGGACCGACTGTTGGATGGTGAATGCCGACGACAGCTTGGAG GTCAGCCACAAATGCCGGGGCTTATGGCGGGAGTGTGTCACCAACATGCAAGACGGCATCAGGACCTGTGACCAGTACGATTCGATTTTAGCAGAACATCCCT TGAAAATCGTGGCGACACGGGCATTGCTGATCACAGCCGCCCTCCTCTCCGGCTTTGCCTTGGTCTTGCTGGTCCTGGGTCTCGACTGCATCAAGTTTCTCAAGGAGGAGCCAGGGATCAAGCCGAAGATGCGCTACTCGGCCGGCGTGGTGCTCGGAGTCGCAA GTGTCCTGGGGCTGGTGGGCTCGGTGTGGTATGCGGTCGATGTCTACATGGAGAGGGCCGCCCTCGTCTTCCACAGCGTCTTCTTGGGAATCCACTATGATTTCGGCTGGTCCTGCTGGCTGGGAATGGCAGGGTCCATGGGGTGTTTCGTGACGTCCCTTATGCTAGTCTGCTGCCTTCACGCTGTCCCAG ATGCTGCAACCCCCAGGAGACCCGAGCGACCCTCGTACCGTTCCCGGACGGTCACTTGCAAGATGTACGCAATTGCTTCCCGTGTGTGA
- the LOC128338726 gene encoding claudin-16-like isoform X2: MRDAAASFVGEREVCRFPRIRLALLLPTICRVFSLLCTRCLCSGWGGGWGDVTRHPALPSSANRIDACRIGLVNDTTGSPRIVKTGTKGVAKGEIYFEDLRSPQDAKDPLSSVDLSNRCRGLWSECVFDNVANLWTCDIPISYLSEHPAVLVTTRILLILSSFLTLAAVAPFIAGMKCIKLFRDGVPQKYKFSLVAGILFLLGGLSGAIAVLWYGIDTVQKYKLEVSLGIPGVTYELGYSYWMAVAGMACASSTGVLLIAANSLNAQMPRKALKPFRSPPDSKRQGTYL; the protein is encoded by the exons ATGAGAGATGCTGCAGCATCCTTCGTTGGGGAGAGGGAGGTCTGCCGTTTCCCCCGGATTcgccttgctctgctgctccccacgaTCTGCCGGGTCTTCTCCCTCCTCTGCACAAGGTGTCTGTGTTCTGGCTGGGGAGGAGGCTGGGGTGATGTCAccagacatcctgccctccccagctctGCG aatcggATTGATGCGTGCCGAATCGGTCTTGTGAACGATACAACCGGGTCTCCTCGCATCGTGAAAACCGGCACGAAGGGTGTGGCTAAGGGTGAGATTTATTTCGAAGACCTGAGGTCTCCG CAAGATGCGAAGGATCCCCTGTCTTCGGTAGACCTGAGCAACCGTTGCCGAGGACTGTGGAGTGAGTGTGTGTTCGATAATGTAGCCAATCTCTGGACGTGCGACATTCCAATTTCGTATCTCAGTGAACACCCTG ctGTCCTAGTGACCACGCGGATCTTGTTGATTCTCTCCAGTTTTCTCACTCTTGCAGCCGTGGCTCCCTTCATTGCAGGAATGAAATGCATCAAACTTTTCCGTGACGGAGTCCCCCAGAAATACAAGTTTTCCCTCGTGGCTGGGATCCTGTTCCTCCTGGGAG GACTCTCTGGAGCCATTGCTGTTCTCTGGTACGGCATCGACACTGTGCAGAAATATAAGCTGGAA GTCAGCTTGGGCATCCCTGGCGTGACTTATGAACTTGGCTATTCCTACTGGATGGCGGTAGCGGGCATGGCGTGTGCCTCTTCCACGGGAGTCCTGTTAATTGCTGCCAACTCTCTCAATGCCCAGATGCCAAGAAAGGCACTGAAACCTTTCCGGAGCCCTCCTGATTCCAAAAGGCAGGGCACGTACCTGTGA
- the LOC128338726 gene encoding claudin-16-like isoform X4: MRDAAASFVGEREVCRFPRIRLALLLPTICRVFSLLCTRCLCSGWGGGWGDVTRHPALPSSANRIDACRIGLVNDTTGSPRIVKTGTKGVAKGEIYFEDLRSPYNQPYQQSSSRGEGRKKQDAKDPLSSVDLSNRCRGLWTVLVTTRILLILSSFLTLAAVAPFIAGMKCIKLFRDGVPQKYKFSLVAGILFLLGGLSGAIAVLWYGIDTVQKYKLEVSLGIPGVTYELGYSYWMAVAGMACASSTGVLLIAANSLNAQMPRKALKPFRSPPDSKRQGTYL, encoded by the exons ATGAGAGATGCTGCAGCATCCTTCGTTGGGGAGAGGGAGGTCTGCCGTTTCCCCCGGATTcgccttgctctgctgctccccacgaTCTGCCGGGTCTTCTCCCTCCTCTGCACAAGGTGTCTGTGTTCTGGCTGGGGAGGAGGCTGGGGTGATGTCAccagacatcctgccctccccagctctGCG aatcggATTGATGCGTGCCGAATCGGTCTTGTGAACGATACAACCGGGTCTCCTCGCATCGTGAAAACCGGCACGAAGGGTGTGGCTAAGGGTGAGATTTATTTCGAAGACCTGAGGTCTCCG TACAACCAGCCATACCAGCAGAGCAGTTCcagaggagaaggcaggaaaAAG CAAGATGCGAAGGATCCCCTGTCTTCGGTAGACCTGAGCAACCGTTGCCGAGGACTGTGGA ctGTCCTAGTGACCACGCGGATCTTGTTGATTCTCTCCAGTTTTCTCACTCTTGCAGCCGTGGCTCCCTTCATTGCAGGAATGAAATGCATCAAACTTTTCCGTGACGGAGTCCCCCAGAAATACAAGTTTTCCCTCGTGGCTGGGATCCTGTTCCTCCTGGGAG GACTCTCTGGAGCCATTGCTGTTCTCTGGTACGGCATCGACACTGTGCAGAAATATAAGCTGGAA GTCAGCTTGGGCATCCCTGGCGTGACTTATGAACTTGGCTATTCCTACTGGATGGCGGTAGCGGGCATGGCGTGTGCCTCTTCCACGGGAGTCCTGTTAATTGCTGCCAACTCTCTCAATGCCCAGATGCCAAGAAAGGCACTGAAACCTTTCCGGAGCCCTCCTGATTCCAAAAGGCAGGGCACGTACCTGTGA
- the LOC128338726 gene encoding claudin-16-like isoform X7: MRDAAASFVGEREVCRFPRIRLALLLPTICRVFSLLCTRCLCSGWGGGWGDVTRHPALPSSAQDAKDPLSSVDLSNRCRGLWSECVFDNVANLWTCDIPISYLSEHPAVLVTTRILLILSSFLTLAAVAPFIAGMKCIKLFRDGVPQKYKFSLVAGILFLLGGLSGAIAVLWYGIDTVQKYKLEVSLGIPGVTYELGYSYWMAVAGMACASSTGVLLIAANSLNAQMPRKALKPFRSPPDSKRQGTYL, from the exons ATGAGAGATGCTGCAGCATCCTTCGTTGGGGAGAGGGAGGTCTGCCGTTTCCCCCGGATTcgccttgctctgctgctccccacgaTCTGCCGGGTCTTCTCCCTCCTCTGCACAAGGTGTCTGTGTTCTGGCTGGGGAGGAGGCTGGGGTGATGTCAccagacatcctgccctccccagctctGCG CAAGATGCGAAGGATCCCCTGTCTTCGGTAGACCTGAGCAACCGTTGCCGAGGACTGTGGAGTGAGTGTGTGTTCGATAATGTAGCCAATCTCTGGACGTGCGACATTCCAATTTCGTATCTCAGTGAACACCCTG ctGTCCTAGTGACCACGCGGATCTTGTTGATTCTCTCCAGTTTTCTCACTCTTGCAGCCGTGGCTCCCTTCATTGCAGGAATGAAATGCATCAAACTTTTCCGTGACGGAGTCCCCCAGAAATACAAGTTTTCCCTCGTGGCTGGGATCCTGTTCCTCCTGGGAG GACTCTCTGGAGCCATTGCTGTTCTCTGGTACGGCATCGACACTGTGCAGAAATATAAGCTGGAA GTCAGCTTGGGCATCCCTGGCGTGACTTATGAACTTGGCTATTCCTACTGGATGGCGGTAGCGGGCATGGCGTGTGCCTCTTCCACGGGAGTCCTGTTAATTGCTGCCAACTCTCTCAATGCCCAGATGCCAAGAAAGGCACTGAAACCTTTCCGGAGCCCTCCTGATTCCAAAAGGCAGGGCACGTACCTGTGA
- the LOC128338726 gene encoding uncharacterized protein LOC128338726 isoform X6, which yields MRDAAASFVGEREVCRFPRIRLALLLPTICRVFSLLCTRCLCSGWGGGWGDVTRHPALPSSANRIDACRIGLVNDTTGSPRIVKTGTKGVAKGEIYFEDLRSPYNQPYQQSSSRGEGRKKQDAKDPLSSVDLSNRCRGLWSECVFDNVANLWTCDIPISYLSEHPGLSGAIAVLWYGIDTVQKYKLEVSLGIPGVTYELGYSYWMAVAGMACASSTGVLLIAANSLNAQMPRKALKPFRSPPDSKRQGTYL from the exons ATGAGAGATGCTGCAGCATCCTTCGTTGGGGAGAGGGAGGTCTGCCGTTTCCCCCGGATTcgccttgctctgctgctccccacgaTCTGCCGGGTCTTCTCCCTCCTCTGCACAAGGTGTCTGTGTTCTGGCTGGGGAGGAGGCTGGGGTGATGTCAccagacatcctgccctccccagctctGCG aatcggATTGATGCGTGCCGAATCGGTCTTGTGAACGATACAACCGGGTCTCCTCGCATCGTGAAAACCGGCACGAAGGGTGTGGCTAAGGGTGAGATTTATTTCGAAGACCTGAGGTCTCCG TACAACCAGCCATACCAGCAGAGCAGTTCcagaggagaaggcaggaaaAAG CAAGATGCGAAGGATCCCCTGTCTTCGGTAGACCTGAGCAACCGTTGCCGAGGACTGTGGAGTGAGTGTGTGTTCGATAATGTAGCCAATCTCTGGACGTGCGACATTCCAATTTCGTATCTCAGTGAACACCCTG GACTCTCTGGAGCCATTGCTGTTCTCTGGTACGGCATCGACACTGTGCAGAAATATAAGCTGGAA GTCAGCTTGGGCATCCCTGGCGTGACTTATGAACTTGGCTATTCCTACTGGATGGCGGTAGCGGGCATGGCGTGTGCCTCTTCCACGGGAGTCCTGTTAATTGCTGCCAACTCTCTCAATGCCCAGATGCCAAGAAAGGCACTGAAACCTTTCCGGAGCCCTCCTGATTCCAAAAGGCAGGGCACGTACCTGTGA
- the LOC128338726 gene encoding claudin-16-like isoform X3: MRDAAASFVGEREVCRFPRIRLALLLPTICRVFSLLCTRCLCSGWGGGWGDVTRHPALPSSANRIDACRIGLVNDTTGSPRIVKTGTKGVAKGEIYFEDLRSPYNQPYQQSSSRGEGRKKQDAKDPLSSVDLSNRCRGLWSECVFDNVANLWTCDIPISYLSEHPAVAPFIAGMKCIKLFRDGVPQKYKFSLVAGILFLLGGLSGAIAVLWYGIDTVQKYKLEVSLGIPGVTYELGYSYWMAVAGMACASSTGVLLIAANSLNAQMPRKALKPFRSPPDSKRQGTYL; this comes from the exons ATGAGAGATGCTGCAGCATCCTTCGTTGGGGAGAGGGAGGTCTGCCGTTTCCCCCGGATTcgccttgctctgctgctccccacgaTCTGCCGGGTCTTCTCCCTCCTCTGCACAAGGTGTCTGTGTTCTGGCTGGGGAGGAGGCTGGGGTGATGTCAccagacatcctgccctccccagctctGCG aatcggATTGATGCGTGCCGAATCGGTCTTGTGAACGATACAACCGGGTCTCCTCGCATCGTGAAAACCGGCACGAAGGGTGTGGCTAAGGGTGAGATTTATTTCGAAGACCTGAGGTCTCCG TACAACCAGCCATACCAGCAGAGCAGTTCcagaggagaaggcaggaaaAAG CAAGATGCGAAGGATCCCCTGTCTTCGGTAGACCTGAGCAACCGTTGCCGAGGACTGTGGAGTGAGTGTGTGTTCGATAATGTAGCCAATCTCTGGACGTGCGACATTCCAATTTCGTATCTCAGTGAACACCCTG CCGTGGCTCCCTTCATTGCAGGAATGAAATGCATCAAACTTTTCCGTGACGGAGTCCCCCAGAAATACAAGTTTTCCCTCGTGGCTGGGATCCTGTTCCTCCTGGGAG GACTCTCTGGAGCCATTGCTGTTCTCTGGTACGGCATCGACACTGTGCAGAAATATAAGCTGGAA GTCAGCTTGGGCATCCCTGGCGTGACTTATGAACTTGGCTATTCCTACTGGATGGCGGTAGCGGGCATGGCGTGTGCCTCTTCCACGGGAGTCCTGTTAATTGCTGCCAACTCTCTCAATGCCCAGATGCCAAGAAAGGCACTGAAACCTTTCCGGAGCCCTCCTGATTCCAAAAGGCAGGGCACGTACCTGTGA
- the LOC128338726 gene encoding claudin-16-like isoform X1 — MRDAAASFVGEREVCRFPRIRLALLLPTICRVFSLLCTRCLCSGWGGGWGDVTRHPALPSSANRIDACRIGLVNDTTGSPRIVKTGTKGVAKGEIYFEDLRSPYNQPYQQSSSRGEGRKKQDAKDPLSSVDLSNRCRGLWSECVFDNVANLWTCDIPISYLSEHPAVLVTTRILLILSSFLTLAAVAPFIAGMKCIKLFRDGVPQKYKFSLVAGILFLLGGLSGAIAVLWYGIDTVQKYKLEVSLGIPGVTYELGYSYWMAVAGMACASSTGVLLIAANSLNAQMPRKALKPFRSPPDSKRQGTYL, encoded by the exons ATGAGAGATGCTGCAGCATCCTTCGTTGGGGAGAGGGAGGTCTGCCGTTTCCCCCGGATTcgccttgctctgctgctccccacgaTCTGCCGGGTCTTCTCCCTCCTCTGCACAAGGTGTCTGTGTTCTGGCTGGGGAGGAGGCTGGGGTGATGTCAccagacatcctgccctccccagctctGCG aatcggATTGATGCGTGCCGAATCGGTCTTGTGAACGATACAACCGGGTCTCCTCGCATCGTGAAAACCGGCACGAAGGGTGTGGCTAAGGGTGAGATTTATTTCGAAGACCTGAGGTCTCCG TACAACCAGCCATACCAGCAGAGCAGTTCcagaggagaaggcaggaaaAAG CAAGATGCGAAGGATCCCCTGTCTTCGGTAGACCTGAGCAACCGTTGCCGAGGACTGTGGAGTGAGTGTGTGTTCGATAATGTAGCCAATCTCTGGACGTGCGACATTCCAATTTCGTATCTCAGTGAACACCCTG ctGTCCTAGTGACCACGCGGATCTTGTTGATTCTCTCCAGTTTTCTCACTCTTGCAGCCGTGGCTCCCTTCATTGCAGGAATGAAATGCATCAAACTTTTCCGTGACGGAGTCCCCCAGAAATACAAGTTTTCCCTCGTGGCTGGGATCCTGTTCCTCCTGGGAG GACTCTCTGGAGCCATTGCTGTTCTCTGGTACGGCATCGACACTGTGCAGAAATATAAGCTGGAA GTCAGCTTGGGCATCCCTGGCGTGACTTATGAACTTGGCTATTCCTACTGGATGGCGGTAGCGGGCATGGCGTGTGCCTCTTCCACGGGAGTCCTGTTAATTGCTGCCAACTCTCTCAATGCCCAGATGCCAAGAAAGGCACTGAAACCTTTCCGGAGCCCTCCTGATTCCAAAAGGCAGGGCACGTACCTGTGA
- the LOC128338726 gene encoding claudin-1-like isoform X8, producing MRDAAASFVGEREVCRFPRIRLALLLPTICRVFSLLCTRCLCSGWGGGWGDVTRHPALPSSANRIDACRIGLVNDTTGSPRIVKTGTKGVAKAVLVTTRILLILSSFLTLAAVAPFIAGMKCIKLFRDGVPQKYKFSLVAGILFLLGGLSGAIAVLWYGIDTVQKYKLEVSLGIPGVTYELGYSYWMAVAGMACASSTGVLLIAANSLNAQMPRKALKPFRSPPDSKRQGTYL from the exons ATGAGAGATGCTGCAGCATCCTTCGTTGGGGAGAGGGAGGTCTGCCGTTTCCCCCGGATTcgccttgctctgctgctccccacgaTCTGCCGGGTCTTCTCCCTCCTCTGCACAAGGTGTCTGTGTTCTGGCTGGGGAGGAGGCTGGGGTGATGTCAccagacatcctgccctccccagctctGCG aatcggATTGATGCGTGCCGAATCGGTCTTGTGAACGATACAACCGGGTCTCCTCGCATCGTGAAAACCGGCACGAAGGGTGTGGCTAAGG ctGTCCTAGTGACCACGCGGATCTTGTTGATTCTCTCCAGTTTTCTCACTCTTGCAGCCGTGGCTCCCTTCATTGCAGGAATGAAATGCATCAAACTTTTCCGTGACGGAGTCCCCCAGAAATACAAGTTTTCCCTCGTGGCTGGGATCCTGTTCCTCCTGGGAG GACTCTCTGGAGCCATTGCTGTTCTCTGGTACGGCATCGACACTGTGCAGAAATATAAGCTGGAA GTCAGCTTGGGCATCCCTGGCGTGACTTATGAACTTGGCTATTCCTACTGGATGGCGGTAGCGGGCATGGCGTGTGCCTCTTCCACGGGAGTCCTGTTAATTGCTGCCAACTCTCTCAATGCCCAGATGCCAAGAAAGGCACTGAAACCTTTCCGGAGCCCTCCTGATTCCAAAAGGCAGGGCACGTACCTGTGA
- the LOC128338726 gene encoding claudin-16-like isoform X5: MRDAAASFVGEREVCRFPRIRLALLLPTICRVFSLLCTRCLCSGWGGGWGDVTRHPALPSSANRIDACRIGLVNDTTGSPRIVKTGTKGVAKGEIYFEDLRSPQDAKDPLSSVDLSNRCRGLWTVLVTTRILLILSSFLTLAAVAPFIAGMKCIKLFRDGVPQKYKFSLVAGILFLLGGLSGAIAVLWYGIDTVQKYKLEVSLGIPGVTYELGYSYWMAVAGMACASSTGVLLIAANSLNAQMPRKALKPFRSPPDSKRQGTYL, encoded by the exons ATGAGAGATGCTGCAGCATCCTTCGTTGGGGAGAGGGAGGTCTGCCGTTTCCCCCGGATTcgccttgctctgctgctccccacgaTCTGCCGGGTCTTCTCCCTCCTCTGCACAAGGTGTCTGTGTTCTGGCTGGGGAGGAGGCTGGGGTGATGTCAccagacatcctgccctccccagctctGCG aatcggATTGATGCGTGCCGAATCGGTCTTGTGAACGATACAACCGGGTCTCCTCGCATCGTGAAAACCGGCACGAAGGGTGTGGCTAAGGGTGAGATTTATTTCGAAGACCTGAGGTCTCCG CAAGATGCGAAGGATCCCCTGTCTTCGGTAGACCTGAGCAACCGTTGCCGAGGACTGTGGA ctGTCCTAGTGACCACGCGGATCTTGTTGATTCTCTCCAGTTTTCTCACTCTTGCAGCCGTGGCTCCCTTCATTGCAGGAATGAAATGCATCAAACTTTTCCGTGACGGAGTCCCCCAGAAATACAAGTTTTCCCTCGTGGCTGGGATCCTGTTCCTCCTGGGAG GACTCTCTGGAGCCATTGCTGTTCTCTGGTACGGCATCGACACTGTGCAGAAATATAAGCTGGAA GTCAGCTTGGGCATCCCTGGCGTGACTTATGAACTTGGCTATTCCTACTGGATGGCGGTAGCGGGCATGGCGTGTGCCTCTTCCACGGGAGTCCTGTTAATTGCTGCCAACTCTCTCAATGCCCAGATGCCAAGAAAGGCACTGAAACCTTTCCGGAGCCCTCCTGATTCCAAAAGGCAGGGCACGTACCTGTGA